ACTGCGAAAATTTCTCACTACGTTACTAATTGACTATCGTGCCTGCCGATGCTGTGACGCACGACAAACCGTCACTATATATCTTGAACTGCGATCGCCGTTGTCTGCCGGTTACGGGCTTCGATTTCCGAACGCCGGGGTATAGGCGGCCAGTCGCTCGTATCATCCAGCCAGTGGGTGGGGAGTTCATCCGGACATTCAAGACGGTAACGTCTCAGCCAGGACTCCGGCAGACGTTCGTTAGTTCCGCTTGCTGCGAGTAAGGAAGCAATTGGATGGTCCGTCATCTCGAGCCATACGAGCGCCCAAGCGCGCGGTACAACGCGCCATATGTCATATCCGCCCCCGCCGACTGCAATCCAGCGTCCGCTGGCAAACCGGTGGGCCAGACGATGAATAATGGCAGGCATCTTCTGATAAATACGCATACTGCAGTGCATATGAGAAAGCGGGTCGAAAGCGTGGGCATCGCATCCATGCTGGCTCACGATTATGTCCGGCTTAAACGAGGCTGCGACCTTCTCGATGGAATCCGTGAAGCTCTCGAGCCAGGAATCGTCCTCGGTATAGGGCTCGACGGGGACATTAAAGCTGGCCCCATAACCCTCCTCCGCACCTCGTTCGTGAGCGAATCCGGTACCGGGAAAGAGATATTTGCCCGTCTCATGAATTGAGTATGTGCAAACGTCGGGGTCGTTGTAAAAAGCCCACTGAACGCCGTCACCATGATGTACGTCCGTATCGATATACAGAACTCGAGCGCCGTAAAGCCTTCTGATTCTAGCTATCGCTATTGCAGCGTCGTTATAGACGCAGAAGCCGGAGCCATGATCCGGGAAGGCGTGATGCAGCCCTCCGGCCATGTGGTAAGCATGCAGGGCCTGTCCCGTCATGACGAGATCTGCAGCAAGCACCGAGCCGCCGACGATCTCCGCTGCCGCATCATGCATCCCTGGAAAATAAGGCGTGTCCTCAGAGCGCAAGCCATAGCGCTCAGCTTGAAAAACCCATTCATCGCCGGGTGTGTCCTTGCTGAGCTGTCGCACGGCTTCAATATAATCGCTGCGGTGAACAAGCTGCAGCAGCTCGTCCTCAGCAGCTGAGGATTGAATTTTGTGTCCAGCCTCAAGCGCCCCTGCAGCTTCCAGCAGGTCCGAAGCAAGCGTCAGGCGTTGAGGATGGAACGGGTGATTTTCATTGAATTTATATCGGGCTGCACCTGTATGTTGGATAAATACGGCATTTGCCGTCATCGGGCTTCATCATCCTTCCTCAATACATGAACCGCTGCCGAAAACGGACGCGGTCAAATTGTTCCACAGAAGAGAGAGGTACTTCCTTGCCGATCCGAACCATCAAGCAGTTGGCCGGATGGGCGCAAATCTCCGGGTCGTCTGTCGCGAACCAGATCATCCCGACGGATTGCATCAGCTTCTCCATCATGGAACGGTAGTCCCAGACATTGAGTCCCGTCCCCTCCAAGTCCCAATGCCAATAATATTCAGTCGTGAATACGATTGCATTCTCGAGCTGGGATCCTTCAAACGCGGTTCGGATCATTCGCTTGCCAAGCCCGAGCGACCGGTAATCGTCGGCTACCTCGACAGCTCCAAGCTCGATTAAATCCTCCATGCCGCCCTCCGACCAGCGCTCCATTTCGTCCGGATAATGGAAGGTTACGTATCCTATCACCGTCTCACCGTCCCGTGCCGCGATGATGCGGCCTTCTTCCAGCTCTGCGATTTCAATCAGCGCCTTGTGCTGCTCATTAGGCCTTCGAAAAGCGTCCAGATCCGGATGAAGCACAAGCCGTGAGAGGACATCCGCGGGTATCGGTCCCTCGATAACCAGTTCCCGGTTAAGGTAGGGGAGACGCTGCGTATGCATCATTTTCCGATGTTCCAATGGGTACCGGCTCCTTTCAAGGTCTAACCTACTTATAGCAAAAAAAAGCTTAAATGAAAAGAATGGTTGAATGATTAAACGCTATGATATAATATGAAAGCGTATTCTGCCGCGGCGTTCCTTTATGGTTAAAATGCCCGGCGGACGGTTTAACAATGGGCAGGAGGGGATGATGAAAATGGTAGACATGCATCAAGAACGGATCCCGGCGACGGCATCCGGCTCCAACATGAAAAGCTATGAAGAAACGGTTGAACAGTTCAGTTTTGAACAAATCGAACAGCAGTTTTCCTGGCATACCACAGGTAAAGTCAACATGGCCTATGAAGCGATTGACCGCCACCTGGAGCAAGGGCGAGGCGATAAAATCGCACTTTATTATAGCGACACGGCGAGAGACGAATCCTATACATTTGAACAGCTGTCAAAGCAGTCGAACCGTTTCGCCAATGTGCTTCGCGGACTTGGTATCGGAAAGGGCGAGCGGATCTTTATTTTCATGCCGCGTACGCCTGAGCTCTACTTCAGCTTGCTGGGATCACTCAAGGTAGGCGCCGTTGTCGGACCTTTATTCGAAGCGTTTATGGAAACCGCCGTCAAGGACCGGCTGCAGGACAGCGGTGCTGCGGCGATCGTAACGACACCTTCGCTGCTGTCCCGGATTCCTCGCGATCAGCTCCCCGAGCTCAAGCATATCATTGTTTTCGGCGATGGCGTCCAAGCAGGAGACGGGATTGTTGACTACAATGCCGAGATGGCCGAAGCTTCCGAGGAAGCGGAGATTGAATGGCTTGGCAGGGAAGACGGACTTCTGATTCATTATACCTCCGGTTCAACAGGAAAGCCCAAAGGCGTATTCCATGCGCAAAATGCCATGATCCAGCACTATTACACCGGACGCGTCGTACTTGACCTGCAGCCTGACGACATTTACTGGTGCACAGCCGACCCGGGGTGGGTGACGGGTACTTCTTACGGTATTTTTGCTCCTTGGCTTAACGGCGCGACGAACGTTATACGCGGAGGACGGTTCAGCCCGCAGGATTGGTATGGGACTATTAAAAAGTACGGAGTGACGGTCTGGTACAGCGCTCCGACGGCATTCCGGATGTTAATGGGCGCAGGGGACGATGTTGTCCGTCAATTCGACTTATCCAGCTTGCGGCACGTGCTCAGCGTCGGCGAGCCGCTTAATCCCGAAGTTGTGCGCTGGGGCCTCAAAGTGTACAACCAGCGGATCCACGATACGTGGTGGATGACGGAAACGGGGGCGCAGCTCATCTGCAATTATCCGAGCATGGATATTAAGCCCGGCTCGATGGGACGTCCTCTGCCGGGCGTGCAGGCGGCGATTATTGACGATACCGGTAATGAGGTCCCGCCTTACCGGATGGGAAACCTGGCGATTAAGACGCCATGGCCGTCCATGATGCGTAAGATTTGGAATAATCCGTCCAAATACGAAGAATATTTCCGTATTCCGGGCTGGTATGTCTCAGGAGACTCCGCTTATATGGATGAGGACGGTTACTTCTGGTTCCAAGGCCGAATTGATGATGTCATCAACACTTCCGGCGAACGGGTAGGTCCCTTTGAGGTCGAGAGCAAGCTCGTGGAGCATCCTGCGGTAGCGGAAGCAGGTGTGATCGGCAAGCCTGACCCGATGCGAGGCGAAATCATCAAAGCATTTGTAGCGCTTCGCGAAGGTTATTATCCATCTGAAGAGCTGAAGGCCGATATATCCAAATTCGTTAAAGAAGGTCTTTCCGCGCATGCCGCACCGCGCGAGATCGAGTTTAAAGAGAAGCTGCCGAAGACACGAAGCGGGAAGATTATGCGCCGGGTTCTGAAGGCATGGGAATTAAACCTTCCAACCGGAGATTTGTCTACGATCGAGGATTGAATAATATGAGTGGCCTTATAACAAAATTGAAGCCGCCCATCTGCATCTTAATCCGATGCAAATGGGCGGCTTTGTCATTGCAGATGAACCGTTTCCGAAGGAGGC
This is a stretch of genomic DNA from Paenibacillus sp. sptzw28. It encodes these proteins:
- a CDS encoding GNAT family N-acetyltransferase, translating into MEHRKMMHTQRLPYLNRELVIEGPIPADVLSRLVLHPDLDAFRRPNEQHKALIEIAELEEGRIIAARDGETVIGYVTFHYPDEMERWSEGGMEDLIELGAVEVADDYRSLGLGKRMIRTAFEGSQLENAIVFTTEYYWHWDLEGTGLNVWDYRSMMEKLMQSVGMIWFATDDPEICAHPANCLMVRIGKEVPLSSVEQFDRVRFRQRFMY
- a CDS encoding acetoin utilization protein AcuC, with the translated sequence MTANAVFIQHTGAARYKFNENHPFHPQRLTLASDLLEAAGALEAGHKIQSSAAEDELLQLVHRSDYIEAVRQLSKDTPGDEWVFQAERYGLRSEDTPYFPGMHDAAAEIVGGSVLAADLVMTGQALHAYHMAGGLHHAFPDHGSGFCVYNDAAIAIARIRRLYGARVLYIDTDVHHGDGVQWAFYNDPDVCTYSIHETGKYLFPGTGFAHERGAEEGYGASFNVPVEPYTEDDSWLESFTDSIEKVAASFKPDIIVSQHGCDAHAFDPLSHMHCSMRIYQKMPAIIHRLAHRFASGRWIAVGGGGYDIWRVVPRAWALVWLEMTDHPIASLLAASGTNERLPESWLRRYRLECPDELPTHWLDDTSDWPPIPRRSEIEARNRQTTAIAVQDI
- the acsA gene encoding acetate--CoA ligase, with translation MVDMHQERIPATASGSNMKSYEETVEQFSFEQIEQQFSWHTTGKVNMAYEAIDRHLEQGRGDKIALYYSDTARDESYTFEQLSKQSNRFANVLRGLGIGKGERIFIFMPRTPELYFSLLGSLKVGAVVGPLFEAFMETAVKDRLQDSGAAAIVTTPSLLSRIPRDQLPELKHIIVFGDGVQAGDGIVDYNAEMAEASEEAEIEWLGREDGLLIHYTSGSTGKPKGVFHAQNAMIQHYYTGRVVLDLQPDDIYWCTADPGWVTGTSYGIFAPWLNGATNVIRGGRFSPQDWYGTIKKYGVTVWYSAPTAFRMLMGAGDDVVRQFDLSSLRHVLSVGEPLNPEVVRWGLKVYNQRIHDTWWMTETGAQLICNYPSMDIKPGSMGRPLPGVQAAIIDDTGNEVPPYRMGNLAIKTPWPSMMRKIWNNPSKYEEYFRIPGWYVSGDSAYMDEDGYFWFQGRIDDVINTSGERVGPFEVESKLVEHPAVAEAGVIGKPDPMRGEIIKAFVALREGYYPSEELKADISKFVKEGLSAHAAPREIEFKEKLPKTRSGKIMRRVLKAWELNLPTGDLSTIED